A single window of Flavobacterium aestivum DNA harbors:
- a CDS encoding TonB-dependent receptor: MRLYLLFLTLFFCGVSFAQNSITGVVTDENNQPIPGVNITVVGAKEGAVTNFEGSFTLVTMQKPPFSIEVTSVGYMSSRVSVESITQKIKVQLHAEETKLNEIVVSASRAPEKVLQSPVTIERMGIRDVKSTTAPTFYDGLENLKEVQFNTSSISFKTVNTRGFAAVGNTRFMQLVDGMDNSSPALNFVLGNLIGLSDLDVASVELLPGASSALYGANAFNGILFMNSKSPFVYQGVSSYVKYGQTSQDAAGTNDYFDMGIRAATAFTKHFAVKANFNFMRATEWIANDQRSMTGGSIGHDGNQNYDGLNLYGDEASTFIANVGQVSRTGYREQDLTDNKVHSVKADFSLNFKPWENDTEIILQYKIGLGSTIYQGANRYALDDFFMSQIKLEAKGKNFFIRAYRSAEDAGNSYDMRFAGLNVNRAAKSDTNWFTDYAKSFQLSEAVLGLNANDAANYARNFADNNLSPGLGLTPNIDPANPEAPRGARFAVGSPEFNNALASIISNPDFTKGAKFIDHSKIYHSDVNYNFKDMIKFAEIQVGGSARQYEMNSEGTIFTDYDGPIRYNEFGAYAQGSKLFMDDRLKLVASIRYDKSQNFDGKVSPRVSFVYSAGANKTHNFRVSYQTGFRNPTTQDQYIGLDLGPYALIGSAPENLDRYSETFNVSASGQALPGVTPTVTMNGQNAYHNAYTLTSVQAFGAAIAANPSNVPAAAALLQVADVNLVKPEEVHAFEAGYRTVINNDLSIDINGYYNIYNNFLNTARVVGPYYGKVGADFTNPETAMTLAALSYGDRRVYQVYTNTEADVSSLGFGVGISKKVYKDFEVGVNYNYAQLDFDQSDDPGFVTGFNTPKHKVKGSIGNPKLFKNFGFNANVRWNTEYLWQSSFADGMIEETTVFDAQVNYSIPKLKSILKVGATNIGGKDYIQVIGSGAIGQQWFASLTINP, translated from the coding sequence ATGAGATTGTATTTGCTTTTTTTAACATTATTCTTTTGTGGTGTGTCTTTTGCTCAAAATTCTATTACAGGTGTAGTAACAGATGAAAATAATCAGCCGATTCCAGGTGTGAATATTACTGTAGTTGGAGCAAAGGAGGGAGCTGTCACTAATTTTGAAGGCTCTTTTACATTAGTTACAATGCAAAAGCCTCCTTTTTCGATTGAGGTTACTAGTGTTGGATATATGTCCTCACGTGTAAGTGTAGAGTCGATTACTCAAAAAATTAAAGTGCAGCTTCATGCTGAAGAAACAAAACTCAATGAAATTGTGGTTTCTGCATCTAGAGCACCAGAAAAAGTGCTTCAGTCACCAGTTACTATTGAGAGAATGGGGATTAGAGATGTGAAAAGCACTACCGCTCCTACTTTTTATGATGGTTTGGAAAATTTAAAAGAAGTGCAGTTTAATACAAGTAGTATCTCTTTTAAAACAGTAAATACAAGAGGTTTTGCTGCTGTTGGTAATACTCGATTTATGCAGTTGGTGGATGGGATGGATAATTCATCGCCAGCGTTAAATTTTGTTTTGGGTAACTTAATTGGTCTTTCGGATTTAGATGTTGCAAGTGTAGAACTTTTGCCTGGAGCGTCTTCAGCATTATATGGAGCCAATGCATTTAATGGTATTTTGTTTATGAATAGTAAAAGTCCTTTTGTTTATCAAGGGGTTAGTTCTTATGTAAAGTACGGACAGACTTCTCAAGATGCAGCGGGAACAAATGATTATTTTGATATGGGGATAAGAGCAGCTACTGCTTTTACTAAGCATTTTGCGGTTAAGGCCAATTTTAATTTTATGCGAGCTACAGAGTGGATTGCTAATGATCAAAGAAGTATGACGGGTGGTTCAATTGGACACGACGGAAATCAAAACTATGATGGGTTGAATTTGTATGGGGATGAGGCTAGTACGTTTATTGCCAATGTTGGACAAGTAAGTAGAACGGGGTATCGTGAGCAAGATTTAACAGATAACAAAGTACATAGTGTTAAAGCTGATTTCTCTTTGAATTTTAAACCGTGGGAAAATGATACTGAGATTATTCTTCAATACAAAATTGGTTTAGGAAGTACAATATACCAAGGAGCAAATAGATACGCATTGGATGATTTCTTTATGAGTCAAATCAAATTAGAAGCGAAAGGGAAAAACTTTTTTATAAGAGCCTACCGTTCTGCAGAAGATGCTGGAAATTCTTATGATATGCGTTTTGCTGGATTGAATGTAAACAGAGCGGCAAAATCAGATACAAACTGGTTTACGGATTATGCTAAATCTTTTCAGTTGTCTGAGGCAGTATTGGGGTTAAATGCAAATGATGCAGCGAATTATGCTAGAAACTTTGCGGATAATAATCTTTCGCCAGGTTTAGGATTGACTCCAAATATTGATCCTGCTAATCCTGAAGCACCAAGAGGAGCGAGATTTGCTGTTGGTTCTCCGGAATTTAATAATGCATTAGCTTCTATTATTAGTAATCCTGATTTTACGAAAGGAGCAAAATTTATTGATCATTCAAAAATATACCATTCAGATGTGAATTATAATTTTAAAGACATGATAAAATTTGCTGAAATCCAAGTTGGGGGCTCAGCACGCCAATATGAAATGAATTCTGAAGGTACCATTTTTACAGATTATGATGGTCCTATTCGTTATAATGAATTTGGAGCCTATGCACAAGGATCTAAGTTGTTTATGGATGATCGTTTGAAATTAGTGGCTTCCATTCGTTATGATAAAAGTCAAAACTTCGACGGAAAAGTTTCTCCAAGAGTATCGTTTGTTTATTCTGCAGGAGCCAATAAAACGCACAATTTTAGGGTGTCTTACCAAACTGGTTTTAGAAATCCGACTACGCAAGATCAATATATTGGTTTAGATTTAGGGCCGTATGCATTAATAGGATCTGCACCAGAAAATTTAGATCGTTATTCAGAAACTTTTAATGTAAGTGCTTCGGGACAAGCATTGCCAGGTGTTACGCCTACGGTTACAATGAATGGTCAAAATGCTTATCATAATGCTTATACTTTGACTTCTGTTCAGGCATTTGGAGCGGCAATTGCTGCAAATCCGTCAAATGTTCCTGCTGCAGCTGCATTGTTACAAGTGGCTGATGTTAATTTAGTGAAGCCAGAAGAGGTGCACGCTTTTGAAGCTGGATATCGTACGGTTATTAATAATGATTTGTCTATTGATATAAATGGGTATTATAATATCTATAATAATTTCTTGAATACTGCTAGGGTGGTTGGACCTTACTATGGAAAAGTAGGTGCTGATTTTACTAATCCTGAAACGGCAATGACATTAGCAGCTCTTTCATATGGAGATAGAAGAGTGTATCAAGTGTATACAAATACAGAGGCAGATGTGTCTTCTCTTGGTTTTGGGGTTGGTATATCGAAAAAAGTATACAAAGATTTTGAAGTAGGTGTGAATTATAATTATGCACAACTTGATTTTGATCAATCAGATGATCCAGGATTTGTAACTGGATTTAATACACCAAAACATAAAGTGAAAGGTTCGATAGGAAATCCTAAATTGTTCAAGAATTTTGGATTCAATGCTAATGTTAGATGGAATACGGAATATTTATGGCAATCTTCATTTGCAGATGGAATGATTGAGGAAACAACAGTTTTTGATGCGCAAGTAAATTATAGTATACCAAAATTGAAGTCTATTTTAAAAGTGGGAGCTACCAATATTGGGGGTAAAGATTATATCCAAGTAATTGGTTCTGGAGCTATTGGTCAGCAATGGTTTGCTTCATTGACAATTAATCCGTAA
- the glmS gene encoding glutamine--fructose-6-phosphate transaminase (isomerizing), translating into MCGIVGYIGYREAYPIVIKGLKRLEYRGYDSAGVMLFDDKTIKLSKTKGKVTDLEERVSKEITTSGAIGIGHTRWATHGVPNDVNSHPHLSNSGDLAIVHNGIIENYAPLKVELIKRGYTFHSDTDSEVLINLIEEVQKNENLKLGKAVQIALNQVVGAYAIAVFDKKNPNEIVAARLGSPLAIGVGEGEYFVASDASPFIEYTSNAIYLEDGEMANIRLHKPMKIRKIKDDSIVDPYIQELQMNLEQIEKGGYDHFMLKEIYEQPSVIKDTYRGRLHANEGLIQMAGVEDNLERLLNADRILIVACGTSWHAGLVAEYIIEEFTRIPVEVEYASEFRYRNPIINSKDVVIAISQSGETADTMAAIKLAKEHGAFVFGVCNVVGSSISRETHAGAYTHAGPEIGVASTKAFTTQITVLTMIALRLAKAKGTLSHSDFQMYLQELEIIPEKVKEALETNEKAKEIAAVFKDAPNCLYLGRGYNFPVALEGALKLKEISYIHAEGYPAAEMKHGPIALIDEHMPVIVIAPKQGHYDKIVSNIQEIKSRSGKIIAVVTKGDTQVRDLADYVIEIPETSDALSPLITTIPLQLLSYHIAVMRDCNVDQPRNLAKSVTVE; encoded by the coding sequence ATGTGTGGAATCGTTGGTTACATTGGTTATAGAGAGGCTTATCCTATTGTAATAAAAGGATTGAAGAGGTTAGAGTACAGAGGGTATGATAGTGCGGGTGTGATGTTGTTTGATGACAAAACAATAAAGTTGTCTAAAACAAAAGGAAAAGTTACTGATCTAGAAGAAAGAGTTTCTAAAGAAATAACTACGAGTGGTGCTATTGGGATAGGTCATACGAGATGGGCTACTCATGGAGTGCCAAATGATGTGAATTCGCATCCTCATCTTTCCAATTCTGGAGATTTAGCTATAGTTCACAATGGAATTATAGAAAATTATGCTCCATTGAAAGTGGAATTAATAAAACGTGGATACACTTTTCATTCAGATACCGATTCAGAAGTTTTAATAAACTTGATTGAAGAAGTTCAAAAAAATGAAAATCTAAAACTAGGAAAGGCAGTTCAGATTGCTTTGAACCAGGTAGTGGGTGCTTATGCAATTGCTGTTTTTGATAAAAAGAATCCTAATGAAATTGTGGCTGCTCGTTTAGGTAGCCCATTAGCTATTGGTGTAGGAGAAGGTGAATATTTTGTTGCTTCAGATGCTTCGCCTTTTATTGAGTATACCTCAAATGCTATTTATCTGGAAGATGGAGAAATGGCAAATATCAGATTGCATAAACCGATGAAAATCCGTAAAATTAAGGATGATTCGATAGTTGATCCTTATATTCAGGAGCTTCAAATGAATTTGGAGCAAATAGAAAAAGGAGGTTATGATCACTTTATGCTAAAAGAAATTTATGAGCAACCTAGTGTTATAAAAGATACTTACAGAGGTAGACTTCATGCTAATGAGGGTCTTATTCAAATGGCAGGTGTTGAAGACAACTTGGAGAGATTGTTGAATGCTGATCGAATTTTAATTGTAGCGTGTGGTACTTCTTGGCACGCTGGTTTGGTAGCTGAATATATAATTGAAGAGTTTACTCGAATTCCGGTAGAGGTAGAGTACGCTTCTGAATTTAGATACAGAAATCCAATTATTAATAGTAAGGATGTTGTTATTGCGATATCTCAATCAGGAGAAACCGCAGATACCATGGCAGCTATAAAATTAGCAAAAGAACACGGAGCATTTGTTTTTGGAGTTTGTAATGTAGTTGGGTCTTCTATTTCTAGAGAAACTCATGCAGGAGCTTACACACATGCTGGTCCTGAAATTGGAGTTGCTTCGACAAAAGCGTTTACAACTCAAATTACAGTGCTAACAATGATTGCGTTGCGTTTGGCTAAGGCTAAAGGGACATTGTCACATTCTGATTTCCAGATGTACTTGCAAGAATTAGAAATAATTCCTGAAAAAGTAAAAGAAGCTTTAGAGACAAATGAAAAGGCAAAAGAGATTGCTGCAGTATTTAAAGATGCGCCTAATTGCTTGTATTTAGGACGTGGTTATAATTTCCCAGTAGCATTAGAAGGAGCTTTGAAGCTAAAAGAGATATCTTATATCCATGCTGAGGGTTATCCAGCTGCCGAAATGAAGCACGGACCAATCGCTTTAATAGATGAGCATATGCCGGTTATAGTAATTGCTCCAAAACAAGGACATTACGATAAAATTGTAAGTAACATACAGGAAATAAAGTCTAGAAGTGGTAAAATTATCGCGGTAGTAACCAAAGGTGATACTCAAGTTCGTGATTTGGCTGATTATGTGATCGAAATTCCAGAAACTTCAGATGCATTATCTCCGTTGATTACAACTATACCTTTGCAATTATTATCTTATCATATTGCAGTTATGAGAGATTGTAATGTTGATCAACCAAGAAATTTAGCAAAATCTGTTACAGTTGAATAA
- a CDS encoding DUF4270 domain-containing protein, with amino-acid sequence MLKKSFFKTIPFLLFIVLFNSCDKEYNVIGADLIGDSSFDLLKSESAVIAYNQKIGPIQSDDLPVNALGSYYNPSFGTTTANFVTQVNLSAPGTAIDASAKIKSVVLTIPYFYDKTKTVTNEDGSHVYVLDSIYGPDRARMKLSVYESGYYMRNLDPEEQFLKPQKYYTDQNSGFEQVKVGARLNDDPNSEQNDQFFFSDAEYTTTTTDPKTQVVTTTKNPPAMRLNLNEAFFESKILKAPAASLSTNDLFEDYFRGLYFNIEDSGSNSGNLNMINFKGGNITITYEETVVTNGVGAQVEKTLVLNMSGTTAEPLRSVSLLTQSNTNADYTNATNPANIDKVVGDNNLYLKGGEGSMAILNLFGPDNYGSDGVAGAPNGVADEIDLMRANKYLINEANLVFHVNAAAMGTSLMSQRIYLYDFTNNKVLIDYGDNSVVSSNSKNSKYVFGGILAKDAGGYYYKFRITNHVRNLIKNLDSKNVQIGLVVTEDINNSNFGYLKGTNPFPTQAPKASVMNPLGSIVYGGTSAVPADKRLKLEIYYTKAN; translated from the coding sequence ATGCTCAAAAAATCTTTTTTTAAAACGATTCCATTTCTTTTATTTATTGTCCTTTTTAATTCATGTGATAAAGAATATAATGTAATAGGCGCAGACTTGATTGGAGATAGTTCATTCGATCTCCTTAAATCCGAATCAGCAGTTATTGCTTACAATCAAAAAATCGGTCCAATTCAATCCGATGATCTTCCAGTAAATGCTTTGGGATCCTATTATAATCCTTCGTTTGGAACCACAACGGCTAATTTTGTTACACAAGTAAATTTAAGTGCTCCTGGTACTGCTATAGATGCGTCAGCCAAAATTAAAAGTGTAGTTTTGACTATTCCTTATTTTTATGATAAAACTAAGACAGTTACTAACGAAGACGGAAGTCATGTTTATGTCTTAGATTCTATATATGGACCTGATAGGGCTAGGATGAAACTAAGTGTTTATGAATCGGGTTATTATATGAGAAATTTAGATCCTGAAGAACAATTTTTAAAGCCTCAAAAATATTATACGGATCAAAATTCTGGGTTTGAGCAAGTAAAAGTTGGTGCGCGTTTAAATGATGATCCGAATTCAGAACAAAATGATCAATTCTTTTTCTCTGATGCAGAGTATACTACAACAACAACGGATCCAAAAACTCAGGTTGTTACTACGACAAAAAATCCTCCTGCAATGCGTTTGAATTTGAATGAAGCTTTTTTTGAGAGTAAGATATTGAAGGCGCCAGCTGCATCTTTGTCAACAAATGATTTGTTTGAAGACTATTTTAGAGGATTGTATTTTAATATTGAAGATTCTGGGAGCAATTCTGGAAATCTTAATATGATTAATTTTAAAGGCGGTAATATTACTATAACATACGAAGAGACTGTAGTAACAAATGGTGTGGGTGCACAAGTTGAAAAAACTTTAGTTTTAAATATGTCTGGGACTACTGCTGAACCTTTAAGATCGGTTAGTTTGTTGACTCAGAGTAATACTAATGCGGATTATACAAATGCTACTAACCCAGCTAATATAGATAAAGTTGTTGGAGATAATAATCTATATTTAAAGGGAGGTGAAGGGTCAATGGCTATTCTGAATTTGTTCGGTCCTGATAATTATGGTTCTGATGGTGTTGCTGGAGCTCCAAATGGTGTTGCAGATGAAATAGATCTAATGAGAGCCAATAAGTATTTAATTAATGAGGCTAATTTGGTTTTTCATGTTAATGCGGCAGCTATGGGTACTAGTCTTATGTCGCAAAGAATTTATTTGTATGATTTTACAAACAATAAGGTGTTAATTGATTACGGGGATAATAGTGTTGTAAGTTCTAATTCTAAAAATTCTAAATATGTTTTTGGAGGTATCCTTGCTAAAGATGCAGGAGGATATTATTATAAATTTAGAATTACAAATCATGTAAGGAATCTAATTAAAAATTTAGATTCTAAGAATGTGCAAATAGGACTTGTGGTAACTGAAGATATTAATAATTCTAACTTCGGTTATTTAAAAGGTACAAATCCGTTTCCTACACAAGCTCCAAAGGCTTCTGTGATGAATCCGTTGGGTTCAATAGTGTATGGAGGAACTTCAGCTGTTCCAGCGGATAAAAGATTAAAATTGGAAATTTATTATACTAAAGCTAATTAA
- a CDS encoding glycogen/starch synthase → MKDKRILYVSSEVVPYLAENEVSLMSYDVPKMINDQGGQIRIFMPRYGNINERRHQLHEVIRLSGMNLVVNDLDMPLIIKVASIPKERIQVYFIDNDEYFKRKATFADEEGVMYPDNDERAIFFAKGVVETVKKLNWVPDIIHVHGWMAAMLPVYMKHFYKNEALFSDTKIVTSVYAQSFDGTLDIGMINKVKFDGVPAEAISDLEVPDFENIMKTTVLNSDAVIIASDGLSSSLTKFIESSGKPFLPLVSKDSFSAAYTEFYKNMLL, encoded by the coding sequence ATGAAAGATAAGAGGATATTATACGTATCATCTGAAGTTGTACCTTATCTAGCTGAAAATGAGGTTTCATTAATGTCTTATGACGTGCCAAAAATGATTAATGATCAAGGAGGTCAAATTCGAATTTTTATGCCAAGGTATGGAAATATTAACGAAAGAAGACACCAATTGCATGAAGTGATTCGTCTTTCTGGGATGAATTTGGTCGTGAATGATTTAGACATGCCACTAATTATCAAAGTAGCTTCAATTCCTAAAGAAAGAATACAAGTATATTTTATCGATAATGATGAGTATTTTAAAAGAAAAGCAACTTTTGCAGATGAGGAAGGGGTAATGTATCCTGATAATGATGAGCGTGCTATATTCTTTGCAAAAGGAGTAGTTGAAACCGTTAAAAAATTGAACTGGGTTCCAGATATTATACATGTTCATGGTTGGATGGCAGCGATGTTGCCCGTATATATGAAACATTTTTATAAAAATGAAGCTTTGTTTTCCGATACTAAAATAGTTACATCGGTATATGCTCAGTCTTTTGATGGGACTTTAGATATCGGTATGATTAATAAAGTGAAATTTGATGGGGTACCTGCAGAAGCTATTTCAGACTTAGAAGTGCCAGATTTCGAAAACATCATGAAAACTACAGTTTTGAATTCGGATGCAGTAATAATTGCTTCAGATGGGCTGTCTTCAAGTTTAACAAAATTTATAGAATCTTCAGGAAAACCTTTTTTACCTTTGGTTTCGAAAGATAGTTTCTCCGCTGCATACACGGAATTCTATAAAAATATGCTCCTATAA
- the panC gene encoding pantoate--beta-alanine ligase — MFASNLNKTTMPVFYEKVALIDYLSSIKTTNSTIGFVPTMGALHEGHQSLMRQSTKENDRTVVSIFVNPTQFNNPEDLAKYPRNLESDITKIFSVNSEIIIYAPSVDDIYEGKTLAQSFSFDGLEEKMEGKFRPGHFDGVGTIVKRLFEIVNPTNAYFGEKDFQQLQIVKKMTEKNNLKVNIIGCPIFRETNQLAMSSRNERLTLQEREEASIIYKTLEAAKTKFNSESATKITAWVKKEFEKNNSFTLEYFEIADEATLSTCIRKNKNKKYRAFIAVFVNNIRLIDTISLN; from the coding sequence ATGTTTGCATCTAATTTAAACAAAACTACCATGCCTGTTTTCTATGAAAAAGTAGCTTTAATCGACTATTTATCTTCAATTAAGACTACAAATTCTACTATAGGTTTTGTTCCTACAATGGGTGCTTTACACGAAGGGCATCAGTCGTTAATGCGCCAATCTACTAAAGAAAATGACAGAACTGTTGTTAGTATCTTTGTAAATCCAACACAATTTAACAATCCTGAAGACTTAGCAAAATACCCTCGCAATTTAGAGTCAGATATAACTAAAATTTTTAGTGTAAATTCAGAAATTATAATTTATGCTCCATCTGTTGATGACATCTACGAAGGAAAAACCTTAGCTCAATCATTTAGTTTTGACGGGCTGGAAGAAAAGATGGAAGGAAAATTTAGGCCTGGGCATTTTGACGGTGTTGGTACCATCGTAAAACGCTTATTTGAGATTGTAAATCCTACAAATGCTTATTTTGGCGAGAAAGATTTTCAGCAGTTACAGATTGTTAAAAAAATGACAGAAAAGAACAATCTGAAAGTTAATATTATTGGTTGCCCAATTTTTAGAGAAACCAACCAACTTGCTATGAGTTCTAGAAATGAACGCTTAACTTTGCAAGAGCGAGAAGAAGCTTCAATCATTTACAAAACATTAGAAGCTGCTAAAACAAAATTCAATAGCGAAAGTGCCACAAAGATTACTGCTTGGGTAAAAAAAGAATTTGAAAAAAATAATTCCTTTACCTTAGAATACTTTGAAATTGCTGACGAAGCCACGCTTTCGACATGTATTAGAAAAAATAAAAATAAAAAATACCGTGCTTTTATTGCGGTATTTGTAAACAACATTCGATTAATCGACACTATTTCATTAAATTAA
- the panD gene encoding aspartate 1-decarboxylase, protein MHIQVVKSKIHRVKVTGADLNYIGSITIDEALLEASNIIEGEKVSIVNINNGERFDTYAIVGEKNSGIITLNGPAARKVQKDDIIIIISYALLEFEEAKTFKPWIIFPNENDNSLT, encoded by the coding sequence ATGCACATTCAAGTAGTAAAATCAAAAATACATCGTGTAAAAGTTACTGGAGCCGATTTAAATTATATCGGGAGTATCACAATCGATGAAGCATTACTAGAAGCCTCCAACATTATTGAAGGAGAAAAAGTTTCTATTGTTAACATTAATAACGGAGAACGTTTTGATACTTACGCCATTGTAGGAGAAAAAAACTCAGGAATCATCACTTTAAATGGTCCTGCTGCCCGTAAAGTACAAAAAGATGATATAATCATCATAATATCTTATGCTTTACTTGAATTTGAAGAAGCCAAAACTTTCAAACCATGGATTATTTTCCCAAATGAAAACGACAATTCATTGACCTAA
- a CDS encoding alpha/beta hydrolase — MKHLFIALLSLISISSFSQTKTENFNSNKLKESREIVISLPASYEKNPTKKYPLLILLDGDYLLNPFKSALNYDTYWDDLPEVIIVAISQNKKDERVADCGSIDETSGMPEGKSIDFYDFIALELLPHIQHDYRTTNFKIIAGHDTTAAFLNYFLYKDVPLFHAYISLSPELPQGMEQQIPEILSSLKQPIFYYLSTADGDEKNMQEKIQQLDNKIKEIKNPDLNYKFENFKDASHFSLVLHSIPSALYQIFSITLPITPLEYDNKIVTLKEGYTDYLKKKYDIIENSFGIKKTIRINDFKAIEAAIMHNKDYNDLDALAILADKNYPKSMLGDYELATMFEQKGDNPRAVRYYMSGFNKEEIADLTKDMMFAKAEELKKTFAKKPKIKGKVGQETDSKKETIEETPASETPATETPVTEEKKQ, encoded by the coding sequence ATGAAACATCTCTTTATAGCATTACTGAGTCTTATTTCAATTTCTTCTTTTTCTCAAACTAAAACCGAAAATTTTAATTCGAATAAATTAAAGGAATCCAGAGAAATTGTTATCTCATTACCTGCTTCTTACGAAAAGAACCCAACTAAAAAATATCCTTTATTAATTTTATTGGATGGTGATTATTTATTAAATCCTTTTAAATCAGCATTGAACTATGATACTTATTGGGATGATTTACCTGAAGTGATAATCGTAGCAATTAGCCAAAATAAAAAAGATGAAAGAGTAGCAGATTGTGGTAGTATTGATGAAACTTCTGGAATGCCAGAAGGAAAAAGTATAGATTTTTATGATTTCATAGCACTTGAACTTCTCCCACATATACAACACGATTATAGAACCACAAATTTTAAGATTATTGCAGGGCACGACACAACCGCAGCTTTTTTAAATTACTTTTTGTATAAAGATGTTCCTTTATTTCATGCCTATATCTCATTAAGCCCTGAATTACCTCAAGGTATGGAGCAACAAATTCCAGAAATACTATCATCATTAAAACAACCTATTTTTTACTATTTGTCTACAGCAGATGGTGACGAAAAGAATATGCAAGAAAAAATTCAACAACTGGATAATAAAATCAAAGAAATCAAAAATCCAGATTTGAATTATAAGTTTGAAAATTTTAAAGACGCTTCGCATTTCTCTTTGGTCTTACATTCTATACCAAGTGCATTATACCAAATATTCTCAATAACACTACCAATAACACCTTTAGAATACGATAACAAAATAGTTACGCTAAAAGAGGGTTATACTGATTACTTGAAAAAAAAGTATGACATTATTGAAAATTCATTTGGAATAAAGAAAACGATTCGAATCAATGATTTCAAAGCAATTGAAGCTGCAATTATGCATAACAAAGACTATAATGACTTAGATGCATTAGCAATTCTTGCCGATAAAAATTACCCAAAAAGCATGTTGGGAGACTATGAATTAGCAACCATGTTTGAGCAAAAAGGTGATAATCCTAGAGCTGTTCGCTATTATATGTCAGGATTTAATAAAGAAGAAATCGCGGATCTTACTAAAGACATGATGTTTGCCAAAGCTGAAGAGTTGAAAAAAACCTTTGCTAAAAAGCCAAAAATAAAAGGAAAAGTTGGTCAAGAAACAGATTCTAAAAAAGAAACTATTGAAGAAACTCCAGCATCCGAAACCCCTGCGACAGAAACTCCTGTAACAGAAGAAAAAAAGCAATAA